In Pseudomonas sp. MM213, a genomic segment contains:
- a CDS encoding ABC transporter ATP-binding protein, with protein MANLKIKNLQKGFEGFSIIKGIDLEVNDKEFVVFVGPSGCGKSTLLRLIAGLEEVSGGSIELDGRDITEVSPAKRDLAMVFQTYALYPHMSVRKNMSFALDLAGVPKAEVEKKVGEAARILELGPMLERKPKQLSGGQRQRVAIGRAIVRNPKIFLFDEPLSNLDAALRVQMRLELLRLHKELQATMIYVTHDQVEAMTMADKVVVLNGGKIEQVGSPLDLYHQPANLFVAGFLGTPKMGFLKGKVTRVDSQSCEVVLDAGTRITLPLSGASLSVGGAVTLGIRPEHLELAKTGDCTLQVTADVSERLGSDTFCHVRTSSGEALTMRVRGDLASRYGEALSLHLDAEHCHLFDADGVALTRPLRAAA; from the coding sequence ATGGCCAACCTGAAAATCAAGAATCTGCAAAAAGGCTTCGAAGGCTTTTCCATCATCAAAGGCATCGACCTGGAAGTGAACGACAAGGAATTCGTGGTCTTCGTCGGTCCGTCCGGCTGCGGCAAGTCCACCCTGCTGCGCCTGATCGCAGGCCTGGAAGAAGTCAGCGGCGGCAGCATCGAACTCGACGGCCGCGATATCACCGAAGTCAGCCCGGCCAAGCGTGACCTGGCGATGGTGTTCCAGACCTACGCCCTGTACCCGCACATGAGCGTGCGCAAAAACATGTCGTTTGCCCTCGATCTGGCCGGCGTACCGAAAGCCGAAGTCGAGAAGAAAGTCGGCGAGGCGGCGCGCATCCTTGAGCTCGGGCCGATGCTGGAGCGCAAGCCGAAGCAACTGTCGGGCGGCCAGCGTCAACGCGTGGCCATCGGCCGCGCCATCGTGCGCAACCCGAAAATTTTCCTGTTCGACGAACCGCTGTCCAACCTCGACGCGGCGCTGCGCGTGCAGATGCGTCTGGAACTGTTGCGCCTGCACAAAGAACTGCAAGCCACGATGATCTACGTGACCCACGACCAGGTGGAAGCCATGACCATGGCCGACAAAGTCGTCGTGCTCAATGGCGGCAAGATCGAGCAGGTCGGCTCACCGCTGGACCTGTATCACCAGCCAGCCAACCTGTTTGTCGCAGGCTTTCTCGGCACACCGAAGATGGGCTTCCTCAAGGGCAAAGTCACCCGTGTCGACAGCCAAAGCTGCGAAGTGGTGCTCGATGCCGGCACCCGCATCACGTTGCCGCTGAGCGGCGCCAGCCTGAGCGTTGGCGGCGCGGTGACGCTGGGCATTCGCCCGGAACATCTGGAGCTGGCAAAAACCGGCGATTGCACTTTGCAGGTCACCGCCGATGTCAGCGAACGCTTGGGCAGCGACACGTTCTGCCACGTCCGGACCTCCTCCGGTGAAGCCCTGACCATGCGGGTTCGCGGCGATCTGGCCAGCCGTTATGGCGAGGCGCTGAGCCTGCACCTGGACGCCGAACACTGCCATTTATTCGATGCCGACGGCGTGGCACTGACCCGCCCGTTGCGCGCAGCGGCCTGA
- a CDS encoding mannitol dehydrogenase family protein yields MKLNKQNLHHLAPEVVLPAYALSDARQGIAHIGVGGFHRAHQAYYTDALMNTGEGLDWAICGVGLRAEDRRARDDLKEQDYLFTLFELGDTDDTEVRVIGAIRDMLLAEDGAQALIDKLSSPEIRIVSLTITEGGYCIDDSNGEFMSHLPQIQHDLAHPDSPKTVFGFLCAALAKRRAAGTPAFTLMSCDNLPHNGAVTRKALLAFAALRDADLHDWIAENVSFPNAMVDRITPMTSTEHRLQLADKHAVDDAWPVVCEPFVQWVLEDKFVNGRPAWEKVGVQFTDDVTPYEEMKIKLLNGSHLALTYLGFLKGYRFVHETMNDPLFVRYMRAYMDLDVTPQLASVPGINLTDYKNTLVERFSNQAIADQLERVCSDGSSKFPKFTIPTINRLIADGRETKRAALVVAAWALYLKGVDENGDTYAIPDPRAAFCQAQVADDALMTQRLLGVEEIFGTAIAHSPEFVAAFEWCCNSLREVGVTRTLERVLA; encoded by the coding sequence ATGAAACTGAATAAACAGAACCTGCACCACCTCGCACCCGAAGTGGTCCTGCCCGCCTACGCCCTGAGCGACGCCCGCCAAGGCATCGCGCACATTGGCGTCGGCGGCTTCCACCGCGCCCATCAGGCGTATTACACCGATGCCTTGATGAACACTGGCGAAGGCCTGGACTGGGCGATTTGCGGCGTCGGCCTGCGCGCCGAAGACCGCCGCGCCCGGGACGACCTGAAGGAGCAGGATTACCTGTTCACCCTGTTCGAACTCGGCGACACCGATGACACCGAAGTCCGGGTCATCGGCGCGATCCGCGACATGCTGCTGGCCGAGGACGGCGCGCAAGCGTTGATCGACAAACTGTCGAGTCCCGAGATCCGCATCGTCTCGCTGACCATCACCGAGGGCGGTTACTGCATCGACGACAGCAACGGCGAATTCATGTCGCACCTGCCGCAGATCCAGCACGACCTCGCGCACCCGGACTCGCCGAAAACCGTGTTCGGTTTTCTCTGCGCCGCGCTGGCCAAACGCCGCGCTGCGGGCACGCCGGCGTTCACCTTGATGTCCTGCGATAACCTGCCGCACAACGGCGCGGTCACCCGCAAAGCGCTGCTGGCCTTCGCCGCGCTGCGCGATGCAGACCTGCACGACTGGATCGCCGAAAACGTCAGCTTCCCGAATGCGATGGTCGACCGCATCACGCCGATGACCAGCACCGAACATCGCCTGCAACTGGCCGACAAACACGCGGTCGACGATGCCTGGCCGGTGGTCTGCGAACCGTTTGTGCAGTGGGTACTGGAGGACAAGTTCGTCAACGGTCGCCCGGCCTGGGAAAAGGTCGGCGTACAGTTCACCGACGACGTCACGCCGTACGAAGAGATGAAAATCAAACTGCTCAACGGCAGTCACCTGGCGCTGACGTACCTGGGTTTTTTGAAGGGTTACCGCTTCGTTCACGAAACCATGAACGACCCGCTGTTCGTGCGTTACATGCGCGCCTACATGGACCTGGACGTGACGCCGCAACTGGCGTCGGTGCCGGGAATTAATCTGACTGACTACAAGAACACCCTGGTGGAGCGCTTTTCCAATCAGGCGATTGCCGATCAGCTGGAACGTGTGTGCTCGGACGGTTCGTCGAAGTTTCCCAAGTTCACCATTCCGACCATCAACCGCTTGATTGCCGATGGCCGGGAGACCAAGCGTGCGGCGCTGGTGGTGGCGGCTTGGGCATTGTATTTGAAGGGCGTGGACGAGAATGGTGATACCTACGCCATTCCGGATCCTCGGGCGGCGTTTTGTCAGGCGCAGGTGGCCGATGATGCGTTGATGACCCAGCGACTTCTGGGGGTGGAGGAGATTTTTGGTACGGCGATTGCGCATTCGCCGGAGTTTGTCGCGGCGTTTGAGTGGTGCTGCAACAGTTTGCGTGAGGTGGGTGTGACGCGGACGCTGGAGCGGGTGTTGGCGTAA
- the xylB gene encoding xylulokinase translates to MANQQLFLGIDCGTQGTKAIILDARSGQVLGQGAAAHTLISGANGRREQDTSQWLEAFTSATRRALIAANVDGQDILGIGVSGQQHGLVLLDDQGQVMRPAKLWCDTESTSENDRLLAHIGGEKGALERLGVVIAPGYTVSKLLWTKEQHPEVFARIAHILLPHDYLNYWLTGRSCSEYGDASGTGYFNVRTRQWDLQLLRDIDPSGRLQAALPELIDAHQAVGTILPGIAEHLGINPKALVSSGGGDNMMGAIGTGNIRPGAITMSLGSSGTVYAYADQPTVSADASVATFCSSSGGWLPLICTMNLTNATGVIRDLFELDIEQFNTLVAQAPIGAEGVSMLPFLNGERVPALPHATGSLLGLTMTNLTQANLCRAVVEGTTFGLRYGLDLLRQNGLQSRTICLIGGGSKSPVWRQIVADIMNTKVICTEQSEAAALGAAIQAAWCKSWANGHEDSLADLCERCVKLDPASETLPIAENVTACQQAYERYQQHVATL, encoded by the coding sequence ATGGCAAACCAACAACTATTCCTCGGCATCGACTGCGGCACCCAAGGCACCAAAGCCATCATCCTCGATGCCCGCAGCGGTCAGGTCCTCGGCCAAGGCGCCGCCGCGCACACATTGATCAGCGGCGCCAATGGCCGTCGCGAGCAGGACACATCGCAATGGCTGGAAGCATTCACTTCAGCCACGCGTCGTGCGCTGATCGCGGCAAACGTCGACGGTCAGGACATCCTCGGCATCGGCGTTTCCGGTCAGCAACACGGCCTGGTCCTGCTCGACGATCAAGGCCAGGTAATGCGTCCCGCCAAGCTCTGGTGCGACACCGAATCCACCTCGGAGAACGACCGTCTGCTGGCGCACATTGGCGGTGAAAAAGGCGCGCTCGAACGCCTCGGCGTGGTCATCGCACCGGGCTACACCGTTTCAAAACTACTCTGGACCAAGGAACAACACCCCGAAGTTTTTGCGCGGATCGCACACATCCTGCTGCCCCACGACTACCTCAACTACTGGCTGACCGGCCGCAGCTGCAGCGAGTACGGCGACGCCTCGGGCACCGGTTATTTCAACGTGCGCACCCGCCAGTGGGACTTGCAGCTGCTGCGCGACATTGACCCCAGCGGTCGCTTGCAAGCAGCGCTGCCGGAGCTTATCGACGCCCATCAAGCGGTGGGCACGATCCTGCCGGGCATCGCCGAGCACCTGGGCATCAACCCCAAGGCGCTGGTGTCCAGCGGCGGTGGCGACAACATGATGGGCGCCATCGGCACCGGCAACATCCGGCCCGGCGCGATCACCATGAGCCTCGGTTCCTCGGGCACGGTGTACGCCTATGCCGATCAACCGACCGTCAGCGCTGACGCGTCGGTCGCGACGTTCTGTTCCTCCAGCGGTGGCTGGTTGCCGCTGATCTGCACCATGAACCTGACCAATGCCACCGGGGTGATTCGCGACCTGTTCGAGCTGGATATCGAGCAGTTCAACACCCTCGTCGCGCAAGCACCGATCGGCGCCGAAGGTGTGAGCATGCTGCCGTTTCTCAACGGCGAGCGCGTCCCCGCCCTGCCCCACGCCACCGGCAGCTTGCTGGGCTTGACCATGACCAATCTGACGCAAGCCAATTTGTGCCGCGCCGTGGTCGAAGGCACGACCTTCGGTTTGCGTTATGGGCTGGACCTGCTGCGCCAGAATGGCTTACAAAGCCGCACCATCTGCCTGATCGGCGGCGGCTCGAAAAGCCCGGTGTGGCGCCAGATTGTCGCCGACATCATGAACACCAAGGTGATCTGCACCGAACAAAGCGAAGCCGCCGCCCTCGGCGCGGCGATTCAGGCGGCGTGGTGCAAATCCTGGGCAAACGGCCACGAAGACAGCCTCGCGGACTTGTGCGAGCGCTGCGTGAAGCTCGATCCGGCGAGCGAAACCCTGCCGATTGCAGAAAATGTAACGGCCTGTCAGCAGGCCTATGAACGCTATCAACAGCATGTCGCAACCCTTTAA
- a CDS encoding carbohydrate kinase family protein — MYLVCGEALFDFFSEDDASGLASKVNFKAIAGGSPFNVAVGLRRLGVDAALFAGLSTDYLGRRLQQVLQDEGVRPDYLVDFAAPTTLAMVAVGANGSPQYSFRGEGCADRQLKPEHLPELGPEVRGLHIGSFSLVVQPIADTLLALVQRESGKRLISLDPNVRLNPEPNIELWRSRVASLVELADLIKVSDEDLSLLYPGQDPQQVIEGWLQHRCQVVFLTRGGEGATVFSRNHGSWSVPACPVKIADTVGAGDTFQAALITWLTEQQLDSVEGVQSLAPEQIDGMLKFAVRAAALTCSKTGPDLPYRQQLDLR, encoded by the coding sequence ATGTATCTGGTGTGTGGCGAAGCGCTGTTCGATTTCTTCAGTGAAGACGACGCCAGCGGCCTGGCTTCAAAAGTGAACTTCAAGGCGATTGCCGGCGGCTCGCCCTTCAACGTGGCGGTCGGGTTGCGCCGCCTGGGCGTGGACGCGGCGCTGTTTGCCGGGTTGTCGACGGACTATCTGGGCCGGCGTTTGCAACAAGTGCTGCAGGATGAAGGCGTACGCCCGGATTACCTGGTGGATTTCGCCGCACCGACCACCCTGGCGATGGTCGCGGTCGGTGCCAATGGTTCACCGCAGTACAGTTTCCGTGGTGAAGGTTGCGCAGATCGGCAGTTGAAACCGGAGCATTTGCCGGAATTGGGGCCAGAGGTGCGCGGCTTGCACATTGGCTCGTTCTCGTTGGTGGTGCAGCCGATTGCCGACACGTTGCTGGCCCTGGTACAGCGGGAAAGTGGCAAGCGCCTGATCAGCCTTGATCCGAACGTGCGGCTCAATCCTGAACCGAACATCGAGCTATGGCGTTCGCGGGTTGCGTCGCTGGTTGAGCTGGCCGACCTGATCAAAGTCAGCGATGAGGACCTGAGCCTGTTGTATCCCGGGCAGGATCCGCAGCAGGTGATTGAAGGCTGGTTGCAGCATCGCTGTCAGGTGGTGTTCCTGACCCGTGGCGGCGAAGGTGCGACGGTGTTTAGCCGCAATCACGGTTCGTGGTCGGTGCCGGCCTGTCCGGTGAAGATTGCCGACACCGTTGGGGCTGGCGATACGTTCCAGGCGGCGTTGATTACCTGGCTGACCGAGCAGCAGCTGGATTCGGTCGAGGGCGTGCAATCGCTGGCGCCCGAGCAGATCGACGGGATGTTGAAGTTTGCGGTGCGGGCAGCGGCGTTGACGTGCAGCAAGACCGGGCCGGATTTGCCGTATCGGCAGCAGTTGGATTTGCGCTGA
- a CDS encoding OprD family porin → MRPPFQLITARQSLGFGALALCAGFTVQAQASGFLDDTTAKIESRTVYFNRDFRDGHTSTEQGASKREESAQGFILNLQSGYTEGTVGFGIDALGMLGFKLDSSADSSNSGLLPSSGENPRGSKDQYAKLGLTAKVRVSDSVLKYGALLPDVPLLKYNDGRLLPTMFNGAQLTSKEIKDLTFMAARLDQYTARDSTDAQDIRVHCKNKRYACNVTADHFDMYGFDYKINERLTAQYHYAELEDIYRQHFVGLLASQPLGEGVLKADLRVLKSADSGAERAGSIDNRALSGMLAYAISGHTFSAGWQRMNGDNSMPYLDGTNPYLVNYVQVNDFAAAQERSWQLRYDYDFKSIGINGLSFLTRYVNGDHIKVLGSDQEGKEWERDSELKYVVQSGTFKDVSLRLRNATYRTNYEKFARDVDETRLIVSYNFSVL, encoded by the coding sequence ATGCGTCCCCCTTTTCAACTCATCACCGCGCGCCAGTCACTCGGCTTCGGCGCTTTAGCCCTGTGCGCCGGTTTTACCGTCCAGGCTCAGGCGAGCGGTTTTCTCGATGACACCACGGCGAAGATCGAATCGCGCACGGTGTATTTCAACCGTGATTTTCGTGATGGTCATACGTCCACCGAACAGGGCGCGTCCAAGCGCGAAGAGTCGGCGCAGGGCTTCATTCTTAACCTGCAATCGGGGTACACCGAAGGCACCGTCGGCTTCGGTATCGATGCGCTGGGCATGCTCGGGTTCAAGCTCGATTCCAGCGCCGACAGCAGCAACAGCGGCTTGCTGCCATCGTCGGGTGAAAACCCGCGTGGCTCGAAAGACCAGTACGCTAAACTTGGCCTGACCGCCAAGGTGCGCGTCTCCGACAGCGTATTGAAGTACGGCGCGCTGCTGCCGGACGTGCCGCTGCTCAAGTACAACGACGGGCGTTTGCTGCCGACGATGTTCAACGGCGCGCAGCTCACCTCTAAAGAGATCAAGGACCTGACGTTCATGGCCGCGCGCCTGGACCAGTACACCGCCCGGGACTCGACCGACGCCCAGGACATCCGCGTGCACTGCAAGAACAAGCGCTACGCCTGCAACGTCACCGCCGATCACTTCGACATGTATGGTTTCGACTACAAGATCAATGAGCGCCTGACCGCGCAGTATCACTACGCCGAGCTGGAAGACATCTATCGCCAGCACTTCGTGGGTTTGCTGGCCAGTCAGCCGCTGGGTGAGGGCGTGCTCAAGGCTGATCTGCGCGTGCTCAAGAGTGCCGACAGCGGTGCCGAGCGTGCCGGCTCCATCGACAACCGCGCACTGAGCGGCATGCTCGCGTACGCCATCAGCGGCCACACCTTCAGCGCCGGTTGGCAGCGCATGAACGGCGACAACTCGATGCCGTACCTGGATGGCACCAATCCGTACCTGGTGAACTACGTGCAGGTCAATGACTTCGCCGCCGCGCAGGAGCGTTCGTGGCAACTGCGTTATGACTATGACTTCAAGTCGATCGGCATCAACGGCCTGAGTTTCCTGACCCGTTATGTGAACGGCGACCACATCAAGGTGCTTGGCAGCGATCAGGAAGGGAAGGAGTGGGAGCGCGACAGCGAGCTCAAGTACGTGGTGCAAAGCGGGACGTTCAAGGATGTCAGCCTGCGGCTGCGGAACGCGACATACCGGACCAACTACGAGAAGTTTGCGCGGGATGTGGATGAGACGCGGTTGATTGTGAGTTACAACTTTTCGGTGTTGTGA
- a CDS encoding type VI secretion system Vgr family protein, with product MLDANAIHISLTLEGVSADLQVLSFVGREALNQPFCFDIELVSARPDLKLEELLHKPGCLTFGATGEGIIHGLVYRIEQGDSGKSLTRYSISLVPQLAYLRHNHDQQIFQHLTVPKIIAQVLEARGILADAYDFQLGAIYPERVYCVQYDESDLHFIQRLCEEEGIHFHFQHSSSGHKLVFGDDQTVFRKLAPVAYQQDSGMAAEKPVIKRFNLRLETRTSRVSRRDYDFEKPRILPEGAASSAFAPDLEDYDYPGRFTDRARGKQLATRALERHRSDYKLAEGKGDQPTLVSGHFMALSEHPRAEWNDLWLLLEVVHEGKQPQVLGANVTSDVTHNKDDFHQGYRNRFLATPWDAHYRPALEHPKPQVLGSQTAIVTGPPGSEIHCDEYGRVKVQFHWDRDGQANDNTSCWLRVATGWAGSAYGGIAIPRVGMEVLVTFLEGDPDQPLVTGCLYHKENVVPYDLPANKTRSTFKTLSSPGGKGYNEFRIEDKKGAEQIYLHAQRDWDENIEHDQKIRIGNERHDTVEAKVFSEFKVEEHRITHLDRKTEARADDHLTVGVTQHVKVGTAQFVEAGEEIHYHAGNKVVVEGGMELTAKAGGSFVKVDAGGVTISGAEVKANSGGAPGAGTGIAQLPPVVPTPADQDRAGNVVQAKSVH from the coding sequence ATGCTGGACGCAAACGCAATCCATATTTCCCTCACGCTGGAAGGCGTTTCCGCTGACCTTCAGGTACTCAGTTTCGTCGGTCGCGAAGCCCTCAATCAGCCCTTCTGTTTTGACATCGAACTGGTCAGCGCGCGCCCCGACCTGAAACTCGAAGAATTGCTGCACAAGCCCGGCTGCCTGACCTTCGGCGCCACCGGCGAAGGCATCATTCACGGCCTGGTCTATCGCATCGAGCAAGGCGACTCCGGCAAAAGCCTGACCCGCTACAGCATCAGCCTGGTGCCGCAACTGGCCTACCTGCGCCACAACCATGACCAGCAGATTTTCCAGCATTTGACGGTGCCGAAGATCATCGCCCAGGTCCTTGAGGCCCGCGGCATTCTGGCCGACGCCTATGACTTCCAGCTCGGCGCGATCTATCCGGAGCGCGTCTACTGCGTGCAGTACGACGAATCCGACCTGCATTTCATCCAGCGCCTGTGCGAAGAAGAAGGCATTCACTTCCACTTCCAGCACAGCAGCAGCGGCCACAAACTGGTGTTCGGCGATGACCAGACGGTGTTCCGCAAACTGGCGCCCGTGGCCTATCAGCAAGACTCGGGCATGGCCGCCGAGAAACCGGTGATCAAGCGCTTCAACCTGCGCCTGGAAACCCGCACCAGCCGCGTCAGCCGTCGCGATTACGACTTTGAAAAACCGCGCATCCTTCCCGAAGGCGCCGCTTCCAGTGCGTTCGCTCCGGACCTGGAAGACTACGACTACCCCGGCCGTTTCACCGACCGTGCCCGTGGCAAGCAACTGGCAACCCGCGCCCTCGAGCGCCACCGCAGCGACTACAAACTCGCGGAAGGCAAAGGCGATCAACCGACGCTGGTCAGCGGTCACTTCATGGCCCTGAGCGAACACCCGCGCGCCGAATGGAACGACCTCTGGCTGCTGCTGGAAGTGGTCCACGAAGGCAAGCAACCGCAAGTGCTCGGCGCCAACGTCACCAGCGACGTCACCCACAACAAAGACGATTTCCACCAGGGCTACCGCAACCGCTTCCTCGCCACGCCGTGGGACGCGCACTACCGCCCTGCCCTCGAACACCCGAAACCGCAAGTCCTCGGCAGCCAGACCGCCATCGTCACCGGCCCGCCCGGCTCGGAAATCCACTGCGACGAGTACGGCCGCGTCAAAGTGCAATTCCACTGGGATCGCGACGGCCAGGCCAACGACAACACCAGTTGCTGGCTGCGCGTCGCCACCGGCTGGGCGGGCAGCGCCTATGGCGGCATCGCCATCCCGCGTGTCGGCATGGAAGTGCTCGTCACCTTCCTCGAAGGCGACCCCGACCAACCGCTGGTCACCGGCTGCCTGTACCACAAGGAAAACGTCGTCCCCTACGACCTGCCGGCGAACAAAACCCGCAGCACCTTCAAGACCCTCAGCTCACCGGGCGGCAAGGGCTACAACGAATTCCGCATCGAAGACAAAAAAGGCGCGGAACAGATCTACCTGCATGCCCAGCGCGACTGGGACGAAAACATCGAACACGACCAGAAAATCCGCATCGGCAATGAGCGGCATGACACGGTTGAGGCGAAGGTGTTCAGCGAGTTCAAGGTTGAGGAGCACCGGATTACGCATCTGGATCGCAAGACTGAAGCGCGGGCGGATGATCACCTTACGGTGGGTGTAACCCAGCACGTCAAAGTCGGCACGGCGCAGTTTGTTGAGGCTGGTGAAGAGATTCACTACCACGCGGGTAATAAAGTGGTGGTTGAAGGCGGGATGGAACTGACGGCGAAGGCTGGCGGGAGTTTCGTCAAGGTCGATGCGGGGGGTGTGACGATCAGCGGGGCTGAGGTGAAGGCCAACTCGGGCGGTGCGCCGGGTGCGGGCACGGGGATTGCTCAGTTGCCGCCGGTGGTGCCGACGCCTGCCGATCAGGATCGTGCGGGGAATGTGGTGCAGGCGAAGTCGGTTCACTAA
- a CDS encoding DUF2790 domain-containing protein: MNTRILLVTAALACTGFTGLAQADDTTSSQAVPYEYGMPLHVAKVVALTEPTTLDCKVITAEMKYIDTSGKPAEISYRKWSDACSYQN; the protein is encoded by the coding sequence ATGAATACGCGCATTTTGCTGGTTACCGCTGCCCTCGCCTGCACCGGGTTTACCGGGCTTGCCCAGGCCGACGACACCACTTCCTCACAAGCCGTGCCCTACGAATACGGGATGCCGCTGCACGTGGCCAAGGTGGTTGCGCTGACCGAACCTACGACGCTGGACTGCAAAGTCATTACGGCTGAGATGAAGTACATCGATACGTCGGGCAAACCCGCAGAGATCTCGTATCGCAAATGGTCGGATGCGTGCAGTTATCAGAATTGA
- a CDS encoding DUF1652 domain-containing protein: MFLSALELRNIIESSFLPKRCQCTLTPDLSMSIKVYADGQTDQVDLLVTGIDASTLNGCREINDLIAELRTEIQHRAALQTLHPDRQAL, encoded by the coding sequence ATGTTTCTTTCTGCCTTGGAACTTCGCAACATCATCGAAAGCAGTTTTCTGCCGAAACGTTGTCAATGCACGCTGACGCCCGACCTGTCGATGAGCATCAAGGTGTATGCCGACGGCCAGACCGATCAAGTGGATCTATTGGTCACTGGCATAGACGCCAGCACACTCAATGGCTGCCGGGAAATCAATGACCTGATTGCCGAGCTGCGCACCGAAATTCAGCATAGGGCAGCGCTGCAGACGCTGCATCCCGACCGGCAAGCGCTTTAA
- the eco gene encoding serine protease inhibitor ecotin, producing the protein MGSLTRITTVGLIVAGLSAVVHAAKLEDVAPFPKAENGFTRQVIHLAPQASEDNYQVEILAGKTLTVDCNRQRLGGMLEEKNLEGWGYPFYRLEKVIGPMSTLMACPDGKSKQDFVPVVGDGFRLRYNSKLPIVLYVPKDVEVRYRIWSASSTVEKAVQE; encoded by the coding sequence ATGGGTTCATTGACCCGAATCACTACCGTCGGCCTGATTGTTGCCGGGCTATCCGCCGTTGTTCACGCAGCCAAACTCGAAGACGTTGCACCGTTTCCCAAAGCCGAAAACGGCTTCACCCGCCAGGTCATTCACCTCGCCCCACAAGCAAGTGAAGACAACTACCAGGTCGAAATTCTCGCGGGCAAGACCTTGACCGTTGACTGCAATCGCCAACGCCTGGGCGGTATGCTCGAGGAGAAAAACCTCGAAGGCTGGGGCTACCCGTTCTACCGACTGGAAAAAGTGATCGGCCCGATGAGCACGCTGATGGCCTGCCCGGATGGCAAAAGCAAACAGGACTTCGTCCCGGTGGTCGGTGACGGCTTCAGGTTGCGTTACAACAGCAAGCTGCCGATCGTGCTGTATGTGCCCAAGGACGTTGAAGTGCGCTATCGGATTTGGTCGGCGTCGAGCACGGTCGAAAAAGCTGTTCAGGAATAA
- a CDS encoding DUF2834 domain-containing protein translates to MKSIALPLIALLAFAGYTVAVMLQAEQSLIEFGISLMSRPDTAQVVIDLYLLATLAGVWMYSDARKRGQSALSVIPYLLLTAIFVSIGPLLYLVVRGLQDRKRSVGAAQEV, encoded by the coding sequence ATGAAGTCCATCGCCCTGCCCCTGATTGCCCTGCTCGCCTTCGCTGGCTACACCGTTGCGGTGATGCTCCAGGCGGAACAATCGTTGATCGAATTTGGCATCAGCCTGATGTCGCGACCTGATACGGCGCAGGTGGTGATTGATCTTTATCTGCTGGCGACGCTGGCCGGGGTGTGGATGTACAGCGATGCGCGCAAGCGTGGGCAGTCGGCATTGTCCGTCATTCCCTATCTATTGCTCACCGCGATTTTTGTGTCGATTGGGCCGTTGTTGTATCTCGTGGTTCGCGGGTTGCAGGATCGGAAGAGGTCTGTGGGTGCCGCGCAAGAAGTCTGA
- a CDS encoding magnesium transporter CorA family protein, giving the protein MIKSFQLTHGVLHAVERLDAEVMLFSNPDAAERDLLHSHFKLDEHALASALDPDEVSRIEFHPDNLFLIWKRPENYSGAGSLAFEVSSCGLLFSTQRLLVIATDDSPLHGLGTRQKLNTPLDVLLDLLFNNIHHYLGHLKVIKLVARELQQKFNASMQNQHLIQMFNLSESLIYYINAIHSNGAVLTRLRNHAEKEHFGAEAIGLIDDLIIENNQCYKQAEIYSTVFSGLIDARGNLMNNSMNNLLRKLTLINVVFLPLNLIASIGGMSEFSMMTAGTPWWVSYPLFLTAMMLGAGVMVLGLRRLAK; this is encoded by the coding sequence ATGATCAAGAGCTTTCAACTGACCCACGGCGTGCTGCATGCGGTCGAACGGCTGGACGCCGAAGTGATGCTGTTCAGCAACCCCGATGCGGCCGAGCGCGACTTGCTGCACAGCCATTTCAAACTCGATGAACACGCCCTGGCGTCGGCGCTGGACCCGGACGAGGTATCGCGCATCGAGTTTCACCCCGACAACCTGTTTCTGATCTGGAAGCGCCCGGAGAACTACTCCGGCGCCGGCAGCCTGGCTTTTGAAGTGTCGTCCTGCGGCTTGCTGTTTTCTACCCAGCGTTTGCTGGTGATCGCCACCGACGATTCGCCGCTGCATGGGCTCGGCACCCGGCAGAAACTGAACACGCCGTTGGATGTGTTGCTGGATCTGCTGTTCAACAACATCCATCACTACCTGGGCCACCTCAAGGTGATCAAGCTGGTTGCGCGGGAGTTGCAGCAGAAATTCAACGCGTCGATGCAGAACCAGCACCTCATCCAGATGTTCAACCTCAGCGAAAGCCTGATCTATTACATCAATGCGATTCACAGCAACGGCGCGGTCCTGACCCGGCTGCGCAACCACGCGGAAAAGGAGCACTTCGGCGCCGAGGCCATCGGCCTGATCGACGACCTGATCATTGAAAACAACCAGTGCTACAAACAGGCGGAAATCTATTCCACGGTGTTCTCCGGGCTGATCGACGCCCGGGGCAACCTGATGAACAACAGCATGAACAACCTGCTGCGCAAACTGACGCTGATCAACGTGGTGTTTCTGCCGCTGAACCTGATTGCGAGCATCGGCGGCATGTCCGAGTTCAGCATGATGACGGCGGGGACGCCGTGGTGGGTGTCGTATCCATTATTTTTGACGGCGATGATGCTAGGGGCGGGAGTGATGGTGTTGGGGCTCAGGCGTTTGGCCAAATGA